In the Clostridium gelidum genome, TTGTTCCAGGAACGTCTGTTACTATTGCTCTTTTTTCCTTTAATAATGCATTAAGTAGCGATGATTTACCAACATTAGGTTTACCAACAATAACTACATTGAGACCATCTCTTATAATTTTTCCTTCATCAGCATTCGATAATAAATTTTTTATCTTAAATATTGTCTTATCAATACCATCTTTAATTTGGAGAACTAAATTATCATCAATAATATCTTCATCATCTTCAGTAAAATCAACTGCATATTCAATTAAAGCTAATACATTTAATAAATATTTCCTTAATTCTGTTATTTCTCTTGAAAGTGCTCCATTACTTTGCAACATAGCTGATTTCATTGATAATTCAGTCTTTGCTGTAATTATATCCATAACTGCTTCTGCTTGACTTAAATCTATTCTACCATTTAAAAATGCTCTCTTCGTAAATTCTCCTGGTTCAGCAAGCCTTGCTCCAGCTCTTATAATTTGATTTAATACACTATTAGTTGATACAACTCCACCATGACAATTAATCTCAACTACATTCTCTCCAGTATAACTTTTAGGTGATTTCATATAACTTAGAATAACATCATCAATTATTTCTTTATTATCTATCTCTATGACATTTCCGTATTTCATAGTATATGTTTGCATATTTTTGACATCATAATTATTTTTAGCTACAAATATCTTACTAGCAATACTTAAAGCATTTTCTCCGGAAATTCTAATTATTGCAACGCCACCTTCTCCAATAGGCGTAGCTATTGCACATATAGTATCAAATTCTTTCATTATTGTCCTCCCTTATACAGAAGAAATTTTTTTTATTAATACAATTTCAGACTACTATCAATTTTACATAACAAAATATAATTAGTCAAAATTATATTAAATAAACTTTCTTTTTAAATTTATAACCTAAATTTATAAAATTTAGGTTATAAATTTAAAAAGAAAGCCCTAAGGCTTTCTTCTACAAATCTTTTTTTAATTCAACAACTACTCTTCTAAATGGTTCATCGCCTTCACTATATGTATTAACAAAAGCATTTCCTTGAAGTGCAGAATGAATAATTCTTCTCTCATATGGATTCATTGGTTCTAACTTAAATACTTTTCGCGTCTTCTCAACCTTATTAGCTGTCTTAATAGCAACACCTTTAAGAGTTTCCTCTCTTTTGTTCCTATAATTTTCAGTATCTAGTATAACTTTTTTATGAGGAAGTTCATGTGCCTTATTAACTACTAATGAAACTAAATATTGTATAGAATCCAATGTTTCTCCTCTGTAACCTATTATCACGCCCATTTTTTCTCCTGATAAATTGATTCTAAGAATATCATTTTCTTCCTTAAAGTCTATCTGAGCCTCTAGTTCCATACAATTAAGTATATTTGCTATAAAATCTTTTGCTTCCTCAATATAATCATATTTATTAGAAACCTTAATTCTAGCTGGTTTAACTCCTATAACATTAAATAAACCTTTTGAACCATGATTCAAAATCTCAACATTCACCATGCTTTTATCTCTACCTAATTCAATTAAGGCTTTATTTAAGGCTTCTTCAACAGTTTTTCCTTCTACTTCTATTGATTTCATCTG is a window encoding:
- the mnmE gene encoding tRNA uridine-5-carboxymethylaminomethyl(34) synthesis GTPase MnmE; amino-acid sequence: MKEFDTICAIATPIGEGGVAIIRISGENALSIASKIFVAKNNYDVKNMQTYTMKYGNVIEIDNKEIIDDVILSYMKSPKSYTGENVVEINCHGGVVSTNSVLNQIIRAGARLAEPGEFTKRAFLNGRIDLSQAEAVMDIITAKTELSMKSAMLQSNGALSREITELRKYLLNVLALIEYAVDFTEDDEDIIDDNLVLQIKDGIDKTIFKIKNLLSNADEGKIIRDGLNVVIVGKPNVGKSSLLNALLKEKRAIVTDVPGTTRDVIEEYINLDGIPIRISDTAGIRETEDIVEKIGVEKSKEKIEEADLIILMLDASRDIDEEDKAILDKIKNRKYIVLLNKTDLDMEISQEVRNNLDNKIDISAKTGKGIDDLKTEIKNLFFNGEINSESLIISNTRHKQALYRSLENCDIALNRVNANEYLDLISIYITAAMKALGEITGDELEEDLLNKIFSEFCVGK
- the jag gene encoding RNA-binding cell elongation regulator Jag/EloR, giving the protein MKSIEVEGKTVEEALNKALIELGRDKSMVNVEILNHGSKGLFNVIGVKPARIKVSNKYDYIEEAKDFIANILNCMELEAQIDFKEENDILRINLSGEKMGVIIGYRGETLDSIQYLVSLVVNKAHELPHKKVILDTENYRNKREETLKGVAIKTANKVEKTRKVFKLEPMNPYERRIIHSALQGNAFVNTYSEGDEPFRRVVVELKKDL